A section of the Amycolatopsis sp. AA4 genome encodes:
- a CDS encoding polyprenol monophosphomannose synthase, with amino-acid sequence MAQAPRGAESIEPVLVVIPTYNERDNLGPVLDRLHKALPDVDVLVVDDGSPDGTGELADERAAADKRVHVLHRTAKEGLGKAYIAGFHWGMERGYATFVEMDADGSHAPEDLPRLLDAVGDADLSIGSRYVPGGSTVNWPLRRTLLSRGANLYSRIALGIKVADMTAGFRAYRRPVLEKLALNEVASHGYCFQIDLTRRTADAGFVIVEVPITFTDREIGVSKMSGGIMSEAFFRVAEWGVQRRLAQLKKLLGRG; translated from the coding sequence ATGGCGCAGGCGCCGCGGGGGGCCGAATCGATCGAACCGGTGCTGGTGGTGATCCCGACCTACAACGAGCGGGACAACCTCGGCCCGGTGCTGGACCGGCTCCACAAGGCACTCCCGGACGTCGACGTGCTCGTCGTGGACGACGGCAGCCCGGACGGCACCGGCGAGCTGGCCGACGAGCGCGCGGCCGCGGACAAGCGGGTGCACGTGCTGCACCGCACCGCGAAGGAAGGCCTCGGCAAGGCCTACATCGCCGGGTTCCATTGGGGGATGGAGCGCGGCTACGCGACGTTCGTGGAGATGGACGCCGACGGTTCGCACGCGCCGGAGGACCTGCCCCGGCTGCTGGACGCGGTCGGCGACGCGGACCTGTCGATCGGGTCGCGGTACGTGCCCGGCGGCAGCACGGTGAACTGGCCGCTGCGCCGGACGCTGCTCTCGCGCGGGGCGAACCTGTACTCGCGGATCGCGCTGGGCATCAAGGTCGCGGACATGACCGCCGGGTTCCGCGCGTACCGGCGCCCGGTGCTGGAGAAGCTGGCGCTGAACGAGGTCGCCTCGCACGGCTACTGCTTCCAGATCGACCTCACGCGCCGCACCGCGGACGCCGGGTTCGTCATCGTCGAGGTGCCGATCACCTTCACCGACCGGGAAATCGGCGTGTCGAAGATGAGCGGCGGCATCATGTCCGAGGCGTTCTTCCGGGTCGCGGAGTGGGGCGTGCAGCGCCGCCTGGCCCAGCTGAAGAAGCTGCTGGGCCGAGGCTGA
- a CDS encoding SRPBCC domain-containing protein — protein sequence MNPTTITAQPGSPFIEIVREFDAAPDRLFRAHTDPDLITRWLGPRDVEMRLLEFDAHSGGAYRYVHVAADGSEHAFRGVFHAVDRAERIVQTFEYEGAPGQVSLETLTFEDLDGRTRLRTRSVFPSVEARDAMVASGMERGIRDSMDRLDELARDADRPAASRVVVDISMSLDGYVTAPGAGPEHGLGIGGEPLHAWVSDPTPRDSEILHRSFTDTGAVVMGRNMFDVVDGPNGWADVDGYGEGEDRIPAPPVFVVTHAGPGKVRLGERFRFVTDGIESAVEQARAAAGGKDVTVGGGGSIASQVLHAGLADVLRIHLAPIVLGGGTPLFPEENSAPVRLEPLGAVSTPGAEHLTYRVLKQPKQ from the coding sequence ATGAACCCGACCACCATCACCGCGCAGCCCGGCAGCCCGTTCATCGAGATCGTCCGCGAGTTCGACGCGGCGCCCGACCGGCTGTTCCGCGCCCATACCGACCCGGACCTGATCACCCGCTGGCTCGGCCCGCGCGACGTCGAGATGCGGCTCCTCGAGTTCGACGCGCACTCCGGCGGGGCGTACCGCTACGTGCACGTCGCCGCCGACGGCAGCGAGCACGCGTTCCGCGGCGTCTTCCACGCCGTGGACAGAGCCGAGCGGATAGTCCAGACCTTCGAGTACGAGGGCGCGCCCGGCCAGGTCAGCCTGGAGACCCTGACCTTCGAGGACCTCGACGGCCGGACCCGGCTGCGGACCCGGTCGGTCTTCCCGAGCGTCGAGGCCCGCGACGCCATGGTCGCGAGCGGGATGGAACGCGGCATCCGCGATTCGATGGACCGGCTCGACGAACTCGCGCGCGACGCGGACCGGCCGGCGGCGAGCCGCGTGGTCGTGGACATCTCGATGTCGCTGGACGGCTACGTCACCGCACCGGGAGCCGGGCCCGAACACGGACTCGGCATCGGCGGCGAACCGCTGCACGCCTGGGTGTCCGACCCGACGCCGCGCGATTCGGAAATCCTGCACCGCTCGTTCACCGACACGGGCGCGGTGGTCATGGGCCGCAACATGTTCGACGTCGTGGACGGCCCGAACGGCTGGGCCGACGTGGACGGCTACGGCGAAGGCGAGGACCGCATCCCCGCGCCGCCGGTGTTCGTCGTCACCCACGCCGGGCCCGGGAAAGTCCGGCTGGGCGAGCGGTTCCGGTTCGTCACCGACGGCATCGAGAGCGCGGTCGAGCAGGCGCGCGCGGCCGCGGGCGGCAAGGACGTCACCGTGGGCGGCGGCGGGTCGATCGCGTCGCAGGTCCTGCACGCCGGATTGGCGGACGTGCTGCGGATCCACCTCGCGCCGATAGTCCTCGGCGGCGGAACCCCGTTGTTCCCCGAGGAAAACTCCGCACCGGTCCGGCTGGAGCCGCTCGGTGCGGTGTCGACGCCGGGCGCCGAACACCTCACCTACCGCGTGCTGAAACAGCCGAAGCAGTAA
- a CDS encoding helix-turn-helix transcriptional regulator, translating to MPVDNVEARLDRAFTALGDPIRRALIARLSRGEATVNELAEPFPVTKQAVSRHVQVLEAAGLITRSRDGQRRPCHLNAAALEELTSWIDTYRLTREREYRRLDSLLEETKEQDR from the coding sequence ATGCCCGTTGACAACGTCGAGGCCCGGCTGGACCGGGCGTTCACCGCGCTGGGCGACCCGATCCGGCGCGCGCTCATCGCCCGGCTGTCGCGCGGCGAGGCGACCGTGAACGAACTGGCCGAGCCGTTCCCGGTGACGAAGCAAGCCGTGTCGCGGCACGTCCAGGTGCTGGAGGCGGCCGGCCTCATCACGCGCAGCCGAGACGGCCAGCGCCGCCCGTGCCACCTCAACGCGGCCGCCCTCGAAGAGCTGACCAGCTGGATCGACACCTACCGGCTCACCCGCGAACGCGAATACCGCCGCCTCGACAGCCTTCTCGAAGAGACCAAGGAGCAGGACCGATGA
- a CDS encoding helix-turn-helix domain-containing protein, which yields MVSKSNSSRRHANVDENPAWTDPSCPVARTLDLVGDRWSLLIVRDAMDGARAFTDFQQRTGIARNILADRLRRLVERGVLDRQTAESGKRQVYSLTAAGRDLFTVVVALRQWGERHAFSPGEDHSVLVDEAGQPVPPLRPVTASGAAADVETTSVRKI from the coding sequence ATGGTTTCAAAGAGCAACTCATCGAGGAGGCACGCAAACGTGGACGAGAACCCGGCCTGGACCGACCCGTCGTGTCCGGTGGCCCGCACGCTGGACCTCGTCGGCGACCGGTGGAGCCTGCTGATCGTCCGCGACGCGATGGACGGCGCGCGGGCGTTCACCGACTTCCAGCAGCGCACCGGCATCGCCCGCAACATCCTCGCCGACCGGCTGCGCCGCCTGGTCGAACGCGGCGTCCTCGACCGGCAGACCGCCGAGTCGGGCAAACGGCAGGTCTACTCGCTCACCGCGGCCGGGCGCGACCTGTTCACCGTCGTCGTCGCGTTGCGCCAGTGGGGCGAGCGGCACGCCTTCTCCCCCGGCGAAGACCACTCCGTGCTGGTCGACGAGGCCGGACAGCCGGTCCCGCCGCTCAGGCCGGTCACGGCGAGCGGCGCGGCGGCCGACGTCGAGACGACCTCGGTGCGCAAAATCTGA
- a CDS encoding MFS transporter, with translation MGLTTGRRTVFAAVCAVAVASIYAAQPVLAEIGRDLGVPEAGLGWIVAAGQLGYLAGLAALVPLGDLVDRRKLIAAHLLLTAVGAGLAAVAAQTWLLLTGLALAGLFAVVVQTTVAYAAALSTSDERGRTLGAVTSGVVIGILGARVAAGALAELWGWRSVYVALAVLLVTLAGLVLKTMPPDPRREGTTYRHVLTSLGGLFREPLFVSRGLIAFFLFASFGTLWSGLSLPLAADPWHLSTAHIGLFGLVGLAGALGAARAGRWADGGHASLVTGGALVLLAASWLAIGQPSLWVLGLGVLVLDFAVQAVHVSNQHLLTAAHPDRTSSVIGGYMIFYSLGSALGAAATTTAFAAAGWTGSAVLGAAFAGCAFAVWAWARAGARRQLSRTP, from the coding sequence ATGGGCCTGACCACGGGCCGCCGGACGGTGTTCGCCGCGGTGTGCGCGGTCGCTGTGGCGAGCATTTACGCCGCTCAGCCGGTGCTCGCCGAAATCGGCAGGGACCTGGGCGTGCCGGAGGCGGGGTTGGGCTGGATCGTCGCCGCGGGACAGCTCGGCTACCTGGCCGGACTCGCCGCCCTCGTTCCGCTGGGCGATCTGGTCGACCGCCGCAAGCTCATCGCCGCGCACCTGCTGCTGACCGCCGTCGGAGCTGGGCTGGCCGCCGTCGCCGCCCAAACCTGGTTGCTGCTCACCGGTTTAGCGCTCGCGGGCCTGTTCGCGGTGGTCGTGCAGACGACCGTCGCCTACGCCGCCGCACTGTCCACTTCGGACGAACGCGGTCGCACGCTCGGCGCCGTGACCTCCGGCGTGGTCATCGGCATTCTCGGCGCACGCGTCGCCGCCGGCGCGCTGGCGGAACTGTGGGGTTGGCGCAGCGTTTACGTCGCGCTCGCGGTGCTGCTGGTGACGCTCGCCGGTCTGGTGCTGAAGACGATGCCGCCGGATCCGCGCCGCGAGGGCACCACCTACCGCCACGTCCTGACCTCGCTCGGCGGCCTGTTCCGCGAGCCGCTTTTCGTTTCGCGGGGGCTGATCGCGTTCTTCCTGTTCGCGTCGTTCGGCACGCTGTGGAGCGGGTTGTCGCTGCCCCTCGCCGCGGACCCGTGGCACCTGAGCACCGCGCACATCGGCCTGTTCGGTTTGGTCGGGCTGGCAGGCGCGCTGGGCGCCGCCCGCGCGGGACGTTGGGCCGACGGGGGACACGCGAGCCTCGTCACCGGCGGCGCGCTGGTGCTGCTGGCGGCGTCCTGGCTGGCGATCGGGCAGCCGTCGCTGTGGGTGCTGGGTCTGGGCGTGCTGGTGCTCGATTTCGCCGTGCAGGCGGTGCACGTCAGCAATCAGCACCTGCTCACCGCGGCGCATCCGGACCGCACCAGCAGCGTCATCGGCGGGTACATGATCTTCTATTCGCTCGGCTCCGCCCTGGGCGCGGCCGCGACGACCACCGCGTTCGCCGCGGCGGGCTGGACCGGCTCCGCCGTTCTGGGCGCGGCGTTCGCCGGGTGCGCGTTCGCGGTGTGGGCTTGGGCTAGGGCCGGCGCTCGGCGGCAGTTGTCGCGAACGCCTTGA
- a CDS encoding LysR family transcriptional regulator gives MEHRDIEVFLALAEELHFGRTAERLRVSQARVSQSVKTMERRIGARLFDRTSRRVSLTPIGRSLEADIRPAYRQLLAGIERAVAAGRGVEGTLRLAFEAPAVANLISDVTSAFRAQYPGCEVDISEAPFEDPLSTLRSGEADLAVVLLPVADSAITTGPVVHTEPMVLAVASGHPFARREFVTLEDLGRDTVLRAAHPPPAYWREPQEPWATPAGVPIARGRAYRTFQELLLVIGAGEGICPLAAHAAEYFARPGIAFVPFRDAPPARWGLMWRGAGETALVKAFATTAAERRP, from the coding sequence GTGGAACACCGGGACATCGAGGTTTTCCTCGCGCTCGCCGAGGAACTGCATTTCGGCCGGACCGCGGAGCGGCTGCGGGTGTCGCAGGCGCGGGTCAGCCAGTCGGTCAAGACGATGGAGCGCCGGATCGGGGCGCGGTTGTTCGACCGCACCAGCAGGCGCGTCTCGCTGACTCCGATCGGGCGCAGCCTGGAGGCCGACATCCGGCCCGCTTACCGGCAGCTGCTGGCCGGGATCGAGCGCGCGGTCGCGGCGGGACGCGGCGTCGAAGGCACCTTGCGGCTCGCCTTCGAGGCTCCGGCGGTGGCGAATTTGATCTCCGACGTGACCAGCGCTTTCCGGGCCCAGTACCCGGGTTGCGAGGTCGACATCAGCGAGGCGCCGTTCGAGGATCCGCTCTCCACGCTCCGTTCCGGCGAGGCCGACCTGGCCGTGGTGCTGCTGCCGGTCGCCGATTCCGCGATCACGACGGGACCGGTCGTGCACACCGAGCCGATGGTGCTCGCCGTCGCGTCCGGGCATCCGTTCGCCCGCCGGGAGTTCGTCACCCTGGAAGACCTCGGCCGCGACACGGTCCTGCGCGCCGCACATCCGCCGCCCGCCTACTGGCGGGAACCGCAGGAACCGTGGGCGACGCCCGCGGGCGTCCCGATCGCCCGCGGACGCGCCTACCGCACCTTCCAGGAACTTCTGCTGGTCATCGGCGCGGGCGAAGGGATCTGCCCGCTCGCCGCGCACGCCGCGGAGTACTTCGCCCGGCCGGGCATCGCCTTCGTGCCGTTCCGCGACGCACCGCCGGCCCGGTGGGGGCTGATGTGGCGCGGCGCCGGGGAGACCGCGCTGGTCAAGGCGTTCGCGACAACTGCCGCCGAGCGCCGGCCCTAG
- a CDS encoding cupin domain-containing protein gives MTEPTLIRAADAEVLSDAPGSLITLLADSAATTTNRATLNPGVFGTPAHFHTRAAEFFYVLDGALQVLVGEDLHTLETGDFLAVPPTVPHAFGPAAGSAADVLVVFTPGMARFDYYRLLDRVARGEADPKEIAASSEQYDNHYVDSPRWRQARADAAA, from the coding sequence ATGACCGAACCGACCCTGATCCGCGCCGCCGACGCCGAAGTCCTGTCCGACGCTCCCGGCAGCCTGATCACGCTGCTGGCCGACTCCGCCGCCACCACGACCAACCGTGCCACCCTGAACCCGGGCGTCTTCGGCACGCCCGCGCACTTCCACACCCGCGCGGCCGAGTTCTTCTACGTCCTCGACGGCGCCCTGCAGGTCTTGGTCGGAGAGGACCTGCACACCCTCGAAACCGGCGATTTCCTCGCCGTGCCGCCGACCGTCCCGCACGCCTTCGGCCCGGCCGCGGGCTCCGCCGCCGACGTGCTGGTGGTCTTCACCCCGGGCATGGCCCGCTTCGACTATTACCGGCTGCTCGACCGGGTCGCCCGCGGCGAAGCGGACCCGAAAGAGATCGCCGCGTCCTCCGAGCAGTACGACAACCACTACGTCGACAGCCCGCGCTGGCGGCAGGCCCGTGCCGACGCGGCGGCCTGA
- a CDS encoding RNA polymerase-binding protein RbpA, giving the protein MADRVLRGSRLGAVSYETDRNHDLAPRRTVRYSCPKNHEFEVPFSDDAEIPTVWECRLHGSESEIVDGGQPEQKKVKPPRTHWDMLLERRSIPELEDLLNERLAELKGRRTSRSA; this is encoded by the coding sequence ATGGCCGACCGTGTTCTCCGTGGAAGCCGGCTGGGAGCGGTCAGCTACGAGACCGACCGCAATCACGACCTCGCTCCGCGCCGTACCGTGCGCTACTCCTGCCCCAAGAACCACGAGTTCGAGGTGCCGTTCTCCGACGACGCCGAGATCCCGACGGTGTGGGAGTGCCGCCTGCACGGCAGCGAATCCGAGATCGTCGACGGCGGGCAGCCCGAGCAGAAAAAGGTCAAGCCCCCCAGGACCCACTGGGACATGCTGCTGGAGCGCCGCTCCATCCCCGAGCTCGAGGACCTGCTGAACGAACGTCTCGCCGAGCTCAAGGGACGCCGGACCAGCCGGTCCGCTTGA
- a CDS encoding thymidine kinase, which produces MTAADDVVLDDPTDALSAAPPAGARRNGPARGRLKFCYGPMDCGKSTLALQIDHNHARQGRRGLVLVRHDRSGAPQITSRIGIVRRATEVATGTDIRDLVREQWARGQHVDYVIVDEAQFLSPAQVDQLAELADEAGIDVYCFGIATDFRSRLFPGAARLFEIADELQPVQVEVLCWCGLPGRFNARVRDDVILRDGDTVVVADTEHSVVESSASARSDAETVTVRYQVLCRRHFRSGDLGPTVAQHGQLRLS; this is translated from the coding sequence GTGACCGCTGCAGACGACGTTGTGCTCGACGACCCCACCGACGCGCTTTCCGCGGCCCCGCCCGCCGGGGCCCGGCGCAACGGTCCGGCGCGGGGACGGCTGAAGTTCTGCTACGGCCCGATGGACTGCGGGAAGTCGACGCTCGCGCTGCAGATCGACCACAACCACGCGCGCCAGGGCCGGCGCGGTCTCGTGCTGGTCCGCCACGACCGGTCCGGCGCGCCGCAGATCACCAGTCGGATCGGGATCGTCCGGCGGGCGACCGAGGTCGCGACCGGCACCGACATCCGGGACCTGGTGCGCGAGCAGTGGGCGCGCGGGCAGCACGTGGACTACGTGATCGTGGACGAGGCGCAGTTCCTCTCCCCCGCCCAGGTCGACCAGCTCGCCGAACTCGCCGACGAGGCGGGCATCGACGTGTACTGCTTCGGCATCGCGACCGACTTCCGCAGCCGGCTGTTCCCCGGGGCCGCCCGGCTGTTCGAGATCGCCGACGAGCTCCAGCCGGTCCAGGTCGAGGTGCTCTGCTGGTGCGGGCTGCCCGGCCGGTTCAACGCGCGGGTCCGCGACGACGTGATTCTCCGTGACGGGGACACCGTCGTGGTGGCAGATACCGAACACTCCGTAGTTGAATCTTCAGCTTCAGCACGGTCTGATGCCGAAACGGTCACGGTCCGTTATCAGGTACTGTGCCGTCGCCACTTCCGCTCGGGGGATCTGGGACCCACTGTCGCCCAGCACGGTCAGTTACGGTTGTCCTAA
- a CDS encoding MFS transporter, with amino-acid sequence MTLAETRDSKRERWGWYFYDWANSPFYSSVTTVFGALYMSSVAAADAKQNITLNGDRACLNASGVDDKLNHCDVSLFGLHFPAGSLWGYLLSVATIVQVLVLPIAGAVADRSRDKRKILGGFAVLGAVASALMFFMAGSDWQLGAALFVLANIGYGGSLVVYYSFLVDIATPDERDDVSAKGWAFGYLGGGLALALQLAFYLSRESLGIDTGLAVRICFLTSGIWWAVFTVPTLRRLPRVHVPTATPRGVSVLRAGFRELRQTLGEAKAYPLTLAFLGSYLLFADGINTVVTVSAQYGKDELRFSDEVLIITVLVIQFLAYAGGVLHGLLARRLGAKRTILVSLVLWVAVLGGAYFVQPRQPLQFFAVAVGIGLVLGGTNALARSLFSQMIPAGKDAQYYSLYVVGEKGTSWLGPLVFAGVGQATGSFRLAIVALVAFFVLGFVFVALVPVRRAIAAAGNRPPEVL; translated from the coding sequence ATGACACTGGCCGAGACCCGGGACAGCAAGCGGGAACGGTGGGGCTGGTACTTCTACGACTGGGCCAACTCGCCGTTCTATTCGTCGGTCACGACGGTGTTCGGCGCGCTCTATATGAGCAGTGTCGCGGCCGCGGACGCGAAGCAGAACATCACCCTTAATGGGGACAGGGCTTGTCTCAACGCGTCCGGAGTCGACGACAAGCTCAACCACTGCGACGTGTCGCTGTTCGGCCTCCACTTCCCCGCCGGCTCGCTGTGGGGCTATCTGCTGTCGGTGGCGACGATCGTGCAGGTGCTGGTGCTGCCGATCGCGGGCGCGGTGGCCGACCGCAGCCGCGACAAGCGCAAGATCCTCGGCGGGTTCGCCGTGCTCGGCGCGGTCGCGTCGGCGCTGATGTTCTTCATGGCAGGTTCGGACTGGCAGCTGGGCGCGGCGCTGTTCGTCCTCGCGAACATCGGCTACGGCGGTTCGCTGGTCGTCTACTACTCGTTCCTCGTGGACATCGCGACGCCGGACGAGCGCGACGACGTTTCGGCCAAGGGCTGGGCGTTCGGCTACCTCGGCGGCGGGCTCGCGCTCGCGCTGCAGCTCGCGTTCTACCTCAGCCGCGAGTCCCTCGGCATCGACACCGGGCTCGCGGTGCGGATCTGCTTCCTCACCTCGGGAATCTGGTGGGCCGTCTTCACCGTCCCGACCCTGCGGCGGCTCCCCCGCGTCCACGTGCCGACCGCGACGCCCCGCGGCGTTTCGGTGCTGCGGGCCGGTTTCCGCGAGCTGCGCCAGACGCTCGGCGAGGCGAAGGCGTATCCGCTCACTCTCGCCTTCCTGGGCAGCTATCTGCTCTTCGCGGACGGGATCAACACCGTCGTGACGGTCTCGGCGCAGTACGGGAAGGACGAGCTGCGGTTCTCCGACGAGGTGTTGATCATCACGGTGCTGGTGATCCAATTCCTCGCCTACGCGGGCGGCGTGCTGCACGGCCTGCTCGCGCGCCGCCTCGGCGCGAAGCGGACGATCCTGGTCAGTCTCGTGCTCTGGGTTGCGGTTCTCGGCGGGGCGTACTTCGTGCAGCCGAGGCAGCCGTTGCAGTTCTTCGCCGTGGCGGTCGGCATCGGGCTGGTGCTGGGCGGGACGAACGCGCTGGCCAGGTCGCTGTTCAGCCAGATGATCCCGGCCGGGAAGGACGCGCAGTACTACTCGCTCTACGTCGTCGGCGAGAAGGGCACGTCGTGGCTCGGGCCGCTGGTGTTCGCCGGCGTCGGGCAGGCGACCGGGTCGTTCCGGCTGGCGATCGTCGCGCTCGTGGCGTTCTTCGTGCTCGGGTTCGTGTTCGTCGCGCTGGTGCCGGTGCGGCGCGCGATCGCGGCCGCCGGGAACCGTCCGCCGGAGGTGCTGTGA